The proteins below are encoded in one region of Coffea arabica cultivar ET-39 chromosome 4c, Coffea Arabica ET-39 HiFi, whole genome shotgun sequence:
- the LOC113738706 gene encoding uncharacterized protein yields MSNSGGSSSTSSSSSPVGRREKEKEGRPRQFDAKAKALCWSRADLVPGRHPERWRKDAAGNIVCKRFCNCSGCLCFEYDHIIPFSKGGESVADNCQILQTRVNRFKADKDEVDKTRLQGYSCDINFTDKELDIIEMAVYGDVIRPGNQCRCRTVAEMLGKYKSKDSTAACKLP; encoded by the exons ATGAGTAACTCTGGTGGGAGTTCAtcaacatcatcatcatcatcgccTGTGGGGCgcagagagaaggaaaaagaagggaGACCAAGGCAATTTGATGCAAAGGCAAAGGCTTTGTGCTGGAGCAGAGCAGATTTAGTACCCGGCCGGCACCCTGAGCGGTGGCGCAAAGATGCTGCTGGCAACATTGTCTGCAAACGATTCTGCAACTGCTCTGGGTGCCTCTGCTTTGAGTACGACCACATCATCCCCTTCTCCAAAG GTGGCGAATCAGTGGCGGATAATTGCCAGATACTTCAGACTAGGGTAAACAGGTTTAAAGCAGATAAGGATGAAGTTGATAAAACTAGGTTGCAAGGTTACTCTTGTGATATTAACTTTACTG ATAAGGAGCTTGATATCATTGAGATGGCTGTTTATGGTGATGTCATCCGGCCTGGAAACCAATGCCGCTGCAGAACTGTTGCTGAGATGCTTGGTAAATACAAGTCAAAAGACAGTACAGCTGCCTGCAAGTTGCCATAA